A stretch of Chionomys nivalis chromosome 26, mChiNiv1.1, whole genome shotgun sequence DNA encodes these proteins:
- the Col3a1 gene encoding collagen alpha-1(III) chain produces MMSFVQSGAWLLLALLHPTFIWAQQGSVDELGCTHLGQSYESRDVWKPEPCQICVCDAGSVLCDDIICDDAPLDCPNVEIPFGECCPICPQPTTPAPALPDGHGPRGPKGDPGPPGIPGRNGDPGNPGLPGPPGSPGAPGICPSCPNGGQNYSPQYDSYDVKSGVGGAMGGYPGPPGPPGPAGPPGSSGHPGSPGSPGYQGPPGEPGQAGPAGPPGPPGAIGPSGPAGKDGESGRPGRPGERGLPGPPGAKGPSGMPGFPGMKGHRGFDGRNGEKGETGAPGLKGENGLPGDNGAPGPMGPRGAPGERGRPGLPGAAGARGNDGARGSDGQPGPPGPPGTAGFPGSPGAKGEVGPAGSPGSNGSPGQRGEPGPQGHAGAQGPPGPPGNNGSPGGKGEMGPAGIPGAPGLMGARGPPGPAGTNGAPGQRGPSGEPGKNGAKGEPGARGERGEAGSPGIPGPKGEDGKDGSPGEPGTNGLPGAAGERGAPGFRGPAGPNGIPGEKGPAGERGGPGPAGPRGVAGEPGRDGAPGGPGMRGVPGSPGGPGNDGKPGPPGSQGESGRPGPPGPSGPRGQPGVMGFPGPKGNDGAPGKNGERGGPGGPGLPGPAGKNGETGPQGPPGPTGPSGDKGDSGPPGPQGLQGIPGTSGPPGENGKPGEPGPKGEVGAPGVPGGKGDSGAPGERGPPGVAGSPGLRGGAGPPGPEGGKGPAGPPGLAGATGPPGLQGMPGERGGPGSPGPKGEKGEPGGAGADGAPGKDGPRGPTGPIGPPGPAGQPGDKGEGGAPGLPGIAGPRGGPGERGEHGPPGPAGFPGAPGQNGEPGAKGERGAPGEKGEGGPPGAAGPPGGSGPAGPPGPQGVKGERGSPGGPGAAGFPGGRGLPGPPGNNGNPGPPGPSGAPGKDGPPGPAGNSGSPGNPGIAGPKGDAGQPGEKGPPGAQGPPGSPGPLGLAGLTGARGLAGPPGMPGPRGSPGPQGIKGESGKPGASGHNGERGPPGPQGLPGQPGTAGEPGRDGNPGSDGQPGRDGSPGGKGDRGENGSPGAPGAPGHPGPPGPVGPAGKSGDRGETGPAGPSGAPGPAGARGAPGPQGPRGDKGETGERGSNGIKGHRGFPGNPGPPGSPGAAGHQGAVGSPGPAGPRGPVGPHGPPGKDGTSGHPGPIGPPGPRGNRGERGSEGSPGHPGQPGPPGPPGAPGPCCGGGGVASLGGGEKSAGFAPYYGDEPMDFKINTEEIMSSLKSVNGQIESLISPDGSRKNPARNCRDLKFCHPELKSGEYWVDPNQGCKMDAIKVFCNMETGETCINANPMTVPKKNWWTDSAAEKKHVWFGESMDGGFQFSYGNPDLPEDVLDVQLAYLRLLSSRASQNITYHCKNSIAYMDQATGNVKKSLKLMGSNEGEFKAEGNSKFTYTVLEDGCTKHTGEWSKTVFEYRTRKALRLPIIDIAPYDIGGPDQEFGVDVGPVCFL; encoded by the exons ATGATGAGCTTTGTGCAAAGTGGGGCCTGGCTTCTCCTTGCCCTGCTCCATCCCACTTTCATTTGGGCACAACAGGGCAGTGTTG ATGAATTGGGATGCACCCACCTTGGTCAGAGCTATGAGTCTAGAGATGTTTGGAAACCAGAGCCATGCCAAATATGTGTCTGCGACGCCGGATCTGTCCTCTGTGATGACATCATATGCGATGATGCGCCGCTAGACTGCCCCAACGTAGAGATCCCATTTGGAGAATGTTGTCCAATATGCCCGCAGCCTACCACACCT GCTCCTGCCCTTCCTGATGGCCATGGACCACGAGGCCCCAAGGGAGATCCA GGCCCTCCTGGCATTCCTGGGAGAAATGGTGACCCAGGCAATCCAGGGCTACCAGGTCCCCCTGGCTCTCCTGGCGCTCCTGGAATCTGTCCATCATGTCCAAATGGCGGTCAG aattATTCTCCCCAGTATGACTCCTACGATGTCAAGTCTGGAGTTGGAGGAGCAATGGGTGGCTATCCTGGACCACCT GGTCCCCCAGGCCCTGCAGGCCCCCCTGGCTCTTCTGGACATCCTGGCTCCCCT GGTTCTCCTGGATACCAAGGTCCCCCTGGCGAACCTGGTCAAGCTGGTCCTGCT GGCCCTCCAGGACCTCCTGGTGCTATTGGTCCATCTGGCCCTGCTGGAAAGGAT GGAGAGTCAGGGAGACCTGGTCGACCTGGAGAGCGTGGACTACCTGGCCCTCCG GGTGCAAAAGGCCCAAGCGGCATGCCTGGATTCCCTGGGATGAAAGGGCACAGA GGTTTTGACGGACGGAATGGAGAGAAGGGTGAAACGGGTGCTCCTGGACTGAAG GGTGAAAACGGTCTTCCCGGAGACAATGGCGCTCCTGGCCCCATG GGTCCCAGAGGGGCTCCTGGAGAGCGAGGACGGCCAGGCCTTCCTGGAGCTGCA GGTGCTCGAGGCAATGACGGTGCTCGGGGCAGTGATGGCCAACCA GGTCCCCCTGGTCCTCCTGGAACCGCAGGATTCCCTGGGTCCCCCGGTGCTAAG GGTGAAGTTGGACCTGCAGGGTCCCCTGGTTCAAATGGCTCCCCAGGACAAAGAGGTGAACCTGGACCACAGGGACACGCTGGTGCTCAAGGGCCTCCT GGCCCTCCTGGGAATAATGGCAGTCCTGGCGGCAAAGGTGAAATG GGTCCCGCTGGCATTCCTGGAGCTCCTGGACTGATGGGGGCTAGGGGCCCCCCTGGACCAGCTGGGACTAATGGCGCACCTGGACAGCGAGGCCCTTCA gGTGAACCCGGCAAGAATGGTGCAAAGGGAGAGCCAGGTGCTCGTGGTGAACGG GGGGAAGCTGGATCCCCAGGAATCCCAGGGCCTAAGGGTGAAGATGGCAAAGATGGATCACCTGGAGAACCCGGTACAAATGGACTGCCGGGAGCTGCTGGAGAAAGG GGAGCTCCTGGCTTCAGAGGACCTGCAGGGCCAAATGGCATCCCAGGAGAAAAG GGTCCTGCTGGGGAACGTGGTGGCCCAGGTCCTGCAGGGCCCAGAGGAGTAGCTGGAGAACCTGGCCGAGATGGAGCCCCAGGAGGCCCAGGAATGAGG GGTGTTCCCGGAAGCCCAGGAGGACCAGGCAATGATGGGAAACCAGGACCTCCC GGAAGTCAAGGAGAAAGTGGCCGTCCTGGTCCTCCTGGCCCATCTGGACCCCGGGGTCAGCCTGGTGTCATGGGTTTTCCTGGTCCTAAAGGAAATGAT GGTGCTCCTGGCAAGAATGGAGAACGCGGTGGCCCTGGAGGACCCGGCCTTCCC GGTCCTGCTGGAAAGAACGGTGAAACTGGACCTCAGGGTCCCCCAGGCCCTACT GGCCCATCTGGTGACAAGGGTGATTCCGGACCTCCTGGTCCACAAGGATTACAA GGAATACCTGGTACCAGTGGTCCTCCAGGAGAAAATGGAAAGCCTGGTGAACCA GGTCCAAAGGGTGAGGTTGGTGCACCTGGAGTTCCTGGAGGCAAG GGTGATTCCGGTGCCCCTGGAGAGCGTGGACCACCCGGAGTTGCAGGAAGCCCTGGTCTTAGAGGCGGAGCTGGACCCCCTGGCCCCGAGGGAGGAAAG GGCCCTGCTGGTCCCCCTGGTCTCGCTGGTGCTACTGGTCCCCCTGGTCTACAAGGGAtgcctggagagagaggaggtccTGGGAGTCCTGGTCCAAAGGGTGAAAAG GGTGAACCAGGGGGTGCAGGTGCTGATGGGGCTCCAGGAAAGGATGGGCCAAGG GGTCCTACTGGTCCTATTGGTCCTCCTGGCCCAGCTGGTCAGCCTGGAGATAAG GGTGAAGGTGGTGCCCCTGGACTTCCGGGTATAGCTGGACCTCGAGGTGGCCCT GGCGAGAGAGGTGAACATGGACCTCCTGGACCTGCTGGCTTCCCGGGTGCTCCT GGACAGAATGGTGAACCAGGTGCTAAAGGAGAAAGAGGCGCCCCTGGAGAGAAAGGTGAAGGAGGCCCTCCTGGAGCCGCAGGACCCCCTGGAGGTTCCGGACCCGCT GGTCCTCCTGGTCCTCAGGGTGTCAAGGGTGAACGCGGCAGTCCTGGTGGTCCT GGTGCTGCTGGCTTTCCTGGTGGGCGTGGTCTTCCTGGTCCCCCTGGCAACAAT GGTAACCCAGGCCCTCCAGGGCCAAGTGGAGCTCCGGGCAAGGATGGCCCTCCAGGGCCTGCTGGGAACAGTGGTTCTCCTGGTAACCCTGGAATAGCGGGACCAAAAGGTGATGCTGGCCAACCTGGAGAGAAGGGACCACCTGGTGCTCAGGGACCTCCG GGCTCCCCAGGCCCACTTGGACTTGCGGGACTTACTGGAGCAAGAGGTCTTGCTGGACCACCAGGCATGCCAGGTCCTAGGGGCAGCCCCGGGCCTCAAGGTATCAAG GGTGAAAGCGGAAAACCGGGAGCCAGTGGCCATAATGGGGAACGTGGTCCTCCTGGACCCCAAGGTCTTCCTGGCCAACCTGGTACAGCTGGTGAACCTGGGAGGGAT GGAAACCCAGGATCAGATGGCCAACCAGGACGAGATGGATCCCCTGGTGGCAAG GGTGATCGTGGTGAAaatggttctcctggtgccccAGGTGCTCCTGGTCATCCAGGGCCACCTGGTCCTGTCGGTCCAGCTGGGAAGAGTGGTGACCGAGGAGAAACG GGCCCTGCTGGTCCTTCTGGTGCTCCAGGTCCTGCTGGAGCTCGGGGTGCTCCT gGTCCCCAAGGTCCACGAGGTGACAAAGGGGAAACTGGTGAGCGTGGCTCCAATGGCATCAAAGGACACCGAGGATTCCCAGGCAATCCAGGTCCCCCAGGTTCCCCT GGTGCTGCTGGTCACCAGGGTGCAGTTGGTAGTCCCGGACCTGCCGGTCCCAGA GGACCAGTTGGACCACATGGGCCTCCTGGAAAAGATGGTACAAGCGGACATCCGGGTCCCATTGGGCCGCCAGGACCTCGAGGCAACAGAGGTGAAAGAGGATCTGAG GGCTCACCAGGCCACCCCGGGCAGCCAGGGCCCCCTGGACCTCCTGGTGCACCTGGTCCTTGCTGTGGGGGAGGAGGTGTTGCTTCCCTTGGAGGCGGTGAAAAGTCGGCTGGATTTGCACCCTACTATGGCGATGAACCAATGGATTTCAAGATCAACACCGAGGAGATTATGTCTTCCCTCAAGTCTGTTAATGGACAAATAGAAAGTCTCATTAGTCCTGATGGTTCTCGTAAAAACCCAGCGCGGAACTGCAGAGACCTGAAATTTTGCCATCCTGAACTCAAGAGTG GCGAATATTGGGTCGATCCTAACCAAGGTTGCAAGATGGATGCTATCAAAGTGTTCTGTAACATGGAAACCGGGGAGACGTGCATAAACGCCAACCCAATGACTGTTCCAAAGAAGAACTGGTGGACAGACTCTGCTGCTGAGAAGAAACATGTTTGGTTTGGAGAATCTATGGATGGTGGCTTTCAG